The Frankiales bacterium genome includes a region encoding these proteins:
- a CDS encoding NADH-quinone oxidoreductase subunit C — translation MRLHGRALLGLLRRGRRRRHGGTGGRLRARLPAPARGAARGGGAGGRPARRCRRCAVTLEDAVRAAAGEALLGSGSGYGPATLDVRADAWVASATAACDAGAVLFDLLTAYDDGDAGLAVVVHLSRADAAEHVLIRTWVPREAPSLPSITALYAGAAWHERETHEMFGVDFPGHPGLDPLLLGPDAPATPLRKDAVLVARVARPWPGEKDPADSAGRGRRRRTLPPGVPEHWVPGPADDRGAQP, via the coding sequence GTGCGCCTGCACGGGCGGGCCCTACTGGGACTCCTACGCCGTGGCCGACGGCGTCGACACGGTGGTACCGGTGGACGTCTACGTGCCCGGCTGCCCGCCCCCGCCCGAGGCGCTGCGCGAGGCGGTGGCGCGGGCGGTCGCCCTGCGCGCCGGTGCCGGCGGTGCGCCGTGACGCTCGAGGACGCCGTGCGCGCTGCGGCGGGGGAGGCGCTGCTCGGCTCGGGGTCGGGCTACGGCCCGGCCACGCTGGACGTCCGCGCCGACGCGTGGGTCGCGAGCGCGACCGCGGCCTGCGACGCGGGCGCCGTCCTGTTCGACCTGCTCACCGCCTACGACGACGGGGACGCCGGGCTCGCCGTGGTGGTGCACCTGTCGCGGGCCGACGCCGCCGAGCACGTCCTGATCCGCACCTGGGTGCCGCGCGAGGCGCCGTCGCTGCCGAGCATCACCGCGCTGTACGCCGGGGCCGCCTGGCACGAGCGGGAGACGCACGAGATGTTCGGCGTCGACTTCCCGGGCCACCCCGGGCTCGACCCGCTGCTGCTCGGGCCGGACGCGCCCGCCACCCCGCTGCGCAAGGACGCCGTCCTGGTGGCGCGGGTGGCGCGGCCCTGGCCGGGCGAGAAGGACCCGGCCGACTCCGCGGGGCGCGGCCGGCGCCGGCGCACCCTGCCGCCGGGCGTGCCGGAGCACTGGGTGCCCGGGCCGGCCGACGACCGGGGGGCGCAGCCGTGA
- a CDS encoding 2-oxoacid:acceptor oxidoreductase subunit alpha, which produces MQLTGDQFTSRTASFGNDLSTLPDFPAEIRAPAGTLPGVSAFQLHFADHDITTAGDSPNVLVAMNPAALKANLKDLPRGADIIVNTDEFTTRNLSKVGYAVSPLEDGTLESYAVHPIPLTSMTVEALKGFDITKKEAERAKNMFALGLLSWLYHRPTEGTITFLRQKFAKKPEILAANITAFEAGWSYGETTEDFSVQYEVKPAVMTPGRYRNISGNLALAYGLITASERSGLPLFLGSYPITPASDILHELSKHKKFGVMTFQAEDEIAGVSSAIGASYGGMLGVTTTSGPGIALKSEAIGLAVSLELPLVVVDVQRGGPSTGLPTKTEQADLLQAMFGRNGEAPVPIVAPRSPGDCFYAALEAVRIATTYRTPVFLLSDGYLANGSEPWRIPDVDALPDLTVSFATETNHTAEDGTEEFWPYLRDPETLARPWAVPGTKGLEHRIGGIEKADGPGNISYDPDNHDRMVRLRQAKVDGITVPDLEVEDPDGDARVLVLGWGSTYGPINAACQISRRGGVSVAQAHLRHLNPLPANTEALLRRYDKVVVPEMNLGQLALLIRGRFLVDAVAYNQVRGLPFRAEELAGVIKDVVASV; this is translated from the coding sequence ATGCAGCTGACCGGCGACCAGTTCACCTCCCGGACGGCGTCGTTCGGCAACGACCTCTCGACGCTGCCCGACTTCCCGGCCGAGATCCGCGCCCCAGCGGGGACGCTGCCCGGCGTCTCGGCGTTCCAGCTGCACTTCGCCGACCACGACATCACCACGGCGGGCGACAGCCCCAACGTGCTGGTGGCGATGAACCCCGCGGCGCTCAAGGCCAACCTCAAGGACCTGCCGCGCGGTGCGGACATCATCGTCAACACCGACGAGTTCACCACGCGCAACCTGAGCAAGGTCGGCTACGCCGTGAGCCCGCTCGAGGACGGCACGCTCGAGTCCTACGCCGTGCACCCGATCCCGCTCACCTCCATGACGGTGGAGGCGCTCAAGGGCTTCGACATCACCAAGAAGGAGGCCGAGCGGGCGAAGAACATGTTCGCCCTCGGCCTGCTGTCCTGGCTCTACCACCGCCCCACCGAGGGCACCATCACCTTCCTGCGGCAGAAGTTCGCCAAGAAGCCGGAGATCCTGGCGGCGAACATCACCGCGTTCGAGGCGGGCTGGTCCTACGGCGAGACCACCGAGGACTTCTCGGTGCAGTACGAGGTCAAGCCCGCGGTGATGACGCCGGGCCGCTACCGCAACATCTCCGGCAACCTCGCGCTGGCCTACGGGCTGATCACCGCGAGCGAGCGCTCGGGGCTGCCGCTGTTCCTCGGCTCCTACCCGATCACCCCGGCGTCGGACATCCTCCACGAGCTGAGCAAGCACAAGAAGTTCGGCGTCATGACCTTCCAGGCCGAGGACGAGATCGCCGGCGTGAGTTCGGCCATCGGCGCCTCCTACGGCGGCATGCTCGGCGTCACCACCACCTCCGGCCCCGGCATCGCGCTCAAGTCCGAGGCGATCGGGCTCGCCGTGTCCCTCGAGCTCCCGCTCGTCGTCGTCGACGTGCAGCGCGGCGGCCCGTCCACCGGCCTGCCCACCAAGACCGAGCAGGCCGACCTGCTCCAGGCCATGTTCGGCCGCAACGGCGAGGCCCCGGTGCCGATCGTCGCCCCGCGCTCCCCGGGCGACTGCTTCTACGCAGCCCTCGAGGCCGTGCGCATCGCCACCACCTACCGGACCCCGGTGTTCCTGCTCTCCGACGGCTACCTCGCCAACGGCTCCGAGCCCTGGCGGATCCCCGACGTCGACGCCCTGCCGGACCTCACGGTGTCGTTCGCCACCGAGACCAACCACACGGCCGAGGACGGCACCGAGGAGTTCTGGCCCTACCTGCGCGACCCCGAGACCCTCGCGCGGCCGTGGGCGGTGCCCGGCACGAAGGGCCTCGAGCACCGCATCGGCGGCATCGAGAAGGCTGACGGCCCCGGCAACATCTCCTACGACCCCGACAACCACGACCGCATGGTCCGGCTGCGCCAGGCCAAGGTCGACGGCATCACCGTGCCGGACCTCGAGGTCGAGGACCCGGACGGCGACGCCCGCGTGCTCGTGCTGGGCTGGGGGTCCACGTACGGGCCCATCAACGCCGCCTGCCAGATCTCGCGCCGCGGCGGGGTGTCGGTGGCCCAGGCCCACCTGCGCCACCTCAACCCGCTGCCGGCCAACACCGAGGCGCTGCTGCGCCGCTACGACAAGGTCGTCGTCCCGGAGATGAACCTCGGTCAGCTCGCGCTGCTGATCCGGGGCCGCTTCCTCGTGGACGCGGTGGCCTACAACCAGGTGCGCGGGCTCCCGTTCCGGGCGGAGGAGCTCGCCGGAGTGATCAAGGACGTGGTCGCCAGTGTCTGA
- a CDS encoding 2-oxoacid:ferredoxin oxidoreductase subunit beta, giving the protein MSESVDLGFPSLRLVPKTEVKQSAKDFKTDQEVRWCPGCGDYAILAGVQSFMPELGLARENIVWISGIGCSSRFPYYMNTFGMHSIHGRAPAIASGLAITRPDLSVWVVTGDGDALSIGGNHLIHALRRNVNLKILLFNNRIYGLTKGQYSPTSEVGKVTKSTPMGSLDHPFNPVSLAIGAEASFVARTIDSDRKHLTETLRAAAHHEGTALVEIYQNCNIFNDGAWEPLKDAEHRDSLTFRLQHGERILLADGSRGVVRLANGTLSIADVSAVGLEAVLVHDAQNPDPSVAFALSRLSDPMTLANTPIGVFRDVARPSYDAAFQDQLARAQEGGRGDLAALLAGSDTWDIA; this is encoded by the coding sequence GTGTCTGAGTCCGTCGACCTCGGGTTCCCGTCGTTGCGGCTGGTCCCCAAGACCGAGGTGAAGCAGTCCGCCAAGGACTTCAAGACCGACCAGGAGGTGCGCTGGTGCCCCGGCTGCGGCGACTACGCCATCCTGGCCGGCGTCCAGAGCTTCATGCCCGAGCTCGGCCTCGCCCGCGAGAACATCGTGTGGATCTCCGGCATCGGCTGCTCGAGCCGCTTCCCGTACTACATGAACACCTTCGGGATGCACTCGATCCACGGTCGTGCCCCGGCCATCGCCAGCGGCCTGGCCATCACGCGCCCGGACCTCTCGGTGTGGGTGGTCACGGGTGACGGCGACGCGCTCTCCATCGGCGGCAACCACCTCATCCACGCGCTGCGCCGCAACGTCAACCTCAAGATCCTGCTGTTCAACAACCGGATCTACGGGCTGACCAAGGGCCAGTACTCCCCCACCTCCGAGGTGGGCAAGGTGACCAAGTCGACCCCGATGGGCTCGCTCGACCACCCGTTCAACCCGGTGTCGCTGGCGATCGGGGCCGAGGCCTCGTTCGTCGCCCGCACCATCGACTCGGACCGCAAGCACCTCACCGAGACGCTGCGCGCGGCCGCGCACCACGAGGGCACCGCGCTGGTGGAGATCTACCAGAACTGCAACATCTTCAACGACGGCGCGTGGGAGCCGCTCAAGGACGCCGAGCATCGCGACTCGCTCACCTTCCGCCTCCAGCACGGCGAGCGGATCCTGCTCGCGGACGGCAGCCGGGGCGTGGTGCGCCTGGCCAACGGCACGCTGTCGATCGCGGACGTCTCGGCCGTGGGGCTCGAGGCCGTGCTGGTGCACGACGCCCAGAACCCCGACCCCTCGGTGGCGTTCGCGCTGTCGCGGCTGTCGGACCCGATGACGCTGGCCAACACCCCGATCGGGGTCTTCCGCGACGTCGCGCGCCCGTCGTACGACGCCGCGTTCCAGGACCAGCTCGCCCGGGCCCAGGAGGGCGGCCGCGGCGACCTCGCGGCGCTGCTCGCCGGCAGCGACACCTGGGACATCGCCTAG
- a CDS encoding 4Fe-4S dicluster domain-containing protein, which yields MLCVRECPDWCIEIDSHVQTLPAAEPRGRDRTVNVLDRFAVDFGLCMYCGICVEVCPFDALHWSPVAAYAASGPVDLVHEADRLAGWEATVPEPAPLDPAAEVEPDHVRRGASGAGNRPGRGRVPRP from the coding sequence ATGCTCTGCGTGCGCGAGTGCCCGGACTGGTGCATCGAGATCGACTCGCACGTGCAGACCCTGCCGGCCGCCGAGCCGCGGGGCCGCGACCGCACGGTGAACGTGCTGGACCGGTTCGCGGTCGACTTCGGGCTGTGCATGTACTGCGGGATCTGCGTGGAGGTCTGCCCGTTCGACGCCCTGCACTGGTCGCCCGTCGCCGCCTACGCCGCGTCCGGCCCGGTCGACCTCGTGCACGAGGCGGACCGCCTCGCCGGCTGGGAGGCCACCGTCCCGGAGCCGGCGCCGCTCGACCCGGCCGCCGAGGTGGAGCCCGACCACGTGCGGCGCGGTGCCTCCGGCGCCGGGAACCGCCCGGGACGGGGTCGCGTCCCACGACCGTGA